CGACAGCGTATCGCATTAGCCCGGGCACTTGCAGTCGAGCCGAAAATTTTATTGCTAGACGAACCATTTGGTGCACTTGATGCGAAAGTGCGGAAAGAATTACGAAGATGGCTCCGGAAACTACATGACGAATTTCAAATTACGAGCGTATTCGTAACGCATGATCAAGAAGAAGCGCTAGACGTTGCGGACCGCATCGTTGTAATGAATGAAGGACGCATTGAACAAATGGGAACGCCGGAAGAAGTATATGAAAAACCAGCAAGTCCGTTCGTATATGACTTTTTAGGAAACGTGAATTTATTTCACGGCCGCGTTCATAAAGGTAAGCTAAATGTAGGATCAGTGGAGCTAGAAGCACCAGAGCATAAGCACGTTTCAAACGTAGACGGAGTGGGATACGTAAGACCACATCACTTATCAATTGATCGTACGAAACAAAGTATAGATGCCATCCCGGCGAAAGTAACATACTCACATGCAGTTGGCCCTGTCGTATATGTAGAATTGAAGCGCGACGGAACAGATGAGTATCTAGAAGCAGAAATTAGTAAAGAACAGTTTAGACAACTAGGCATTCAAACAGGTGAGTTTGTATACGTACATCCGAGAGAAGTGAAAGTGTTTATTCCGGAGGATTTTGTTATTTAAGAGAGTTAAAATCAGCAATCTATTAATAAGAGGAAGCCTTCTAAAATATATTTTGGGAGGCTTCCTCTTTGTTTGTAGTGATAGTTTTTCGTATGCGAAATGTAGTGGGGAAAAACTATAGATATCATAAGAAGAGGGGGAGCGTGTTCAAACAGTTATTTGGTATGAATAGTAAGGAAGATATTCTAATTACCCGCTATAAATAATGGTATTACAGTTAGGGAACCATATTTACCCCAGGAATATGAAGATCAGTGTACTAGATTCATTGAATGTTAGAACAAAATCGAAAGTGAAAATAAAAGGTTAGTTGAATGATGTTCATATCATGTCGCTAGCGAACAATAATAGATAAAATTATCGTAAATTTTTAAATATATAACAAAAACAGTTATCTGTAATGACATTTATAAAATTGTTGTTAAATTGTCGGATTTTGTGCACAAAATCTTCAAAACTTTAAAACTATATTTACTTTACTCTTTCCTTTGTTTAAATTGTGATATGTAACATTATATATGTTAAAAATATTTCAGCGAGGTGAGTTTATGAAAGAAAAGAAACAAAAGAATTGGTATAGGTATTTAATCCAACTTATGGTAGTTGCATTAATTGTTACCTCTATACCACTGAATGGATTGGCGGAAACAGCACCACCGTTTACACCATCTCCGAATTCAGAACAAAGTCCAGAAGTGGAAAAGAAAGAGGAAAAGGAGTTACCAGCTCCACATCCAGATCAGTTAAAGAAGGATAAGGCTAAAGCACAAGCAAATCCAACTGAGATTGTAGAAGAAAGAACGGAAACCGAAAAGGTTTTTGATAACAATGATGGTACTTTTACAAAGAAGGTATATACGGAACCAATTCATGCAGAGAAAGATGGAAAGCTAGAAGAGGTTTCACCAAAATTAGTAGAAGCACCAAATGAAAAAATTGTAACGGAAAATACAAAATTAGAACCAGAGTTTGAGAAAACAACACAAGATGGAAAGTACGTTCAATTTAAAGTAAAAGATCATACTATTCAGTACAAATTAATGAGTGCAAATGGTGAAAAAGGTGAAGTGAAGCCATCACCAGTAACCGCAACACATGAAAAAAATACAGTATGGTATAAAGGGATTTTCCCAAATATTGATTTAAAGAGTACGACATTTAATGAAAATGTAAAAGAAGACTTTGTATTACGTGAGTATACAGGGCATCATATTTTTACGTTTGCATTAGAAACAGATTTAACACCGAATATACAGGAAGATGGTTCAATCGACTTCCAAAATGAGAAAAAAGAAAAAGTCTTCACATTACCGAAACCGTATATGAACGATTCAAATGTAGATCAACAATCAGGTGAGGCTGTAACGTCAGATGCGGTTCGTTACAATATTGAGAAGACAGATGAAAAAACATATACGTTAACTGTTACAGCGGATCCAAAGTGGTTACAAGCGCCGGAACGAAAATATCCGGTATATGTAGACCCTTCAATTGAACTGGATAACTTTGAAAATGCTTATGCTTCAAGCGCGTATCCAACTGTCAATTATTCAGGAGGAAAGCTTTGGGATGCTGGTCAAAATGCTTATACATTAAAAGTAGGTTATTATGACGGGGCCTCTGGGACAAACTTTTCATTCATTAAACCAGACGTTTCAAATTTAAAAGGTGCAAAGATTGAAAGTGCAACATTCCATGCCTATGCAGTTTGGCATTATTATGGAAATCAACCAAATGGTGTTTGGTTAGATGAAGTTACAGGTGGATGGAATGTCGGAGGTATTAACTGGAATAATAAACCAGGTTCTAACAACATTGCACACGCTGATGTAGGCCGCGGAAAATGGGCTCAGTTCAATGTAACGAATACAGTGAAAGCATGGGTAGAAGGTGCGAGACCAAACAACGGTTTTAAGCTACATGCAAATGGAAATGGTCAGAATCATTGGAAAAAGTTTATTGCAGCTGAAAACGGAGAAAATGCACCGTACTTAGAAGTTAAGTATTCGTATGCAAAACCGAATACACCGAGAGTACAAGCTTACTCGAATGGGAGTGGAAGTAGTTCAGGTCACTTTAATGTACAATGGGATCCAGTTCCAGGAGCAACAGAGTATAAAGTAGCTATTTTTAATGGATATGACTATGAATATATTTCAGTTGGTAATGTGACAAGTTGGACAACGAAGGATAAAAAAATATTCCCAACGCCAGAAGAAATTGCACAAGGGCGTTACTGGATACATGATGACGGACAAGGTGCAGAAGCACCTACTGACCCAGGACAAATATATAAAAATGCTTATCAAGCAGGAGGTCCATACGGGGATTATAGCGGAAGAAGTAGCTACTGGATTCGTATTGTGGCAGAGTATCCATTTGGTGATAGTCCGCTTTCTGATGGAGTAGTTCCATTTATTCCACTAGAACAAGTGAAAAAGCCAGATGGCTCTGCATATATTAATGCGACAGATCAGCAAACTGGTTATGTAACGTTGAAGTGGGACTCAGTTCCAGCAGCAACAGGTTATAAAGTTTGGATTTATAACGGAAAAGATTACGAAGCGTTCGATGTGGGAAATAAAACAAATTGGACAACGCAAAATGAGAAGATTTGGCCAACGAAAGATGAAATAACGAAAGGCCAATATTTACTTCATCACGATAAAAAAGGTGCAGAATTAGCAGTTGATCCATCACCTGTGTATAAGAATTCTGGTGGAATCTATGCAGGTTCGAAAAACTACTGGTTCCGTGTAACAGCGTATAGTAAAGCTGGACATGCTGAAAGTGAAATTTCGCATGAGTTTGTTCCTAAATTCTCCCAAGATTTTGGATTTATAGGGATGTTTGATTACTGGGCATCAGTTCCGGTGTTAAATGGTAAAGTAAATGCTACAAATGGTAACTTTATCATGAGTGAGAAAGATATTACGTTATCAGGGCGCGGGCCGGATGTATCAGTAGAAAGAACGTACAATAGCCAGAGTAAAAAGGTAGGCTTATTTGGTACGGGGTGGTCTAGTGGATTAGAAGAAAGAATTTGGGCCGACGGAAATGGAAACTTACTTTTAATTTCTGCCGATGGTGCGAATATTACTTTTACTAGAACAGGAGATAATACGTATCAAGCTCCTACTGGTATATATTTAGAAATTAAGCAAGTATCAGGTGGGTATGAAATAAAAGATAAAGACCAAACTGTTACTTTCTATAAATCTGGCGATGCACAGGGGCGTATTGAGTATACAAAAGATAAATACGGAAATACGACGACATATGAGTATGATGGCGAATTCCGTTTATCAAAAGTAAAGAACGCTTCTGGCAAAGAGTTATTAGTACAATATGATGGGAATAATAAAAAAGCAGCAAGAGTAATCGGTCCAGATAATAAGACGATTACATTTAAGTATGATGGAGATTTACTCGTTTCTTCTACAACACCAGAAGGAAAAGTATATAAATACGGATATGATAATGGTTTATTAACATCTATTTATGACCCGCAACATACAGATGCAAAACCGTATAAAACATCGTATGCATACGAGAATAATAGATTAGTAAAAGTGACAGACCCATTAGGGAAAGCAACAACATTAGCATATAATACGGATGCGAAAGAAGTTACGTTAACGAATCCAAAAGGGCGTAAGACTGTTTATACGTATAACGATGCTGGAAATCCAGTGAAAACAGTCGAAGATTCTGGGCGTCTGAATTTAACAACGGCGTATGAATATAATGCAAATAATTTAGTGAAAACTACGACTCCTAAAAATCAAACAGAAACAGCGACCTATGATAATAATGGGAATGTTACGTCTGTTACCGATGAAATGGGGACAGAAAAGTTTGAGTACAATAAAGACAATGGGATTATAAAAGCGACAGATAACGAAAATCGTGAAACAACTGTTGCTTATAAATCAGCAAATACAGAAGTGTCTGAAACTGACCAAGCAGCAAATACATCATCTTTCATGCAGTATGATCAGTTTGGAAATCCAATTGCAACAACTAGAGAGCTGGGAACAGGAGAAAACCTGATTCAAAATCCAAGCTTTGAAATGAATAACACTGAGAGATGGAATGAAGAGAAGACTAATAGTCATGGATCATTGAAAAAAGATGAAATATTCGCGCCAGGTGGATTGGGTGGATCTTCATCTTTACAAATGATAGTAAAGGCGCAAAATGCTGGTTGGGGATACCATAGTGCGATTCAAGATGTGGTAGTAGAACCAAATACAACATACACATTAAGTGGGATGATGAAAACATCATTAACTCACGCTGGTGCATTTTTTAATGTTCAGTTATTAAAAGAAGATGGAACTCCTCTTGGAAGTGGAAATAACTGGTTTGATACACGTCATAATAGGATAGAGGGCGAGAAAGATTGGACGAATCGCCAAGTAACCTTTAAGACAACAGATCAAACAAAAAAAGTTAGAATATATCTACAAGTTGATTATAATCGAGCGGATTCAAGTGGTTCAGCATGGTTTGATAAGATTCAATTGGAAAGAGGAGAAGTGTCTTCCAGCTTTAATCCAATTGAAAATAGTAGTTTAGAAAATATAGCGGGAAATGGCTGTATGCCAGGTTGGATTCGAGGAGATGGAACAAGTTGTGATGCAAAAGATATTTCTCATAACGAAAGCTTTACAGGAAATTCGTCTATTGTATTAGAACGTAGCCAATATGGAGGTTCAGATGTAGGATATGGCAAGCATATCACTATAAATCAGAAAAAAGCAGAACCAATCACGCTAACAGGAATGTCTAAATCTGAAAATGTAGAAAATACTGCACCAGATAAACTTTCTCGAGATTACTCTATTTGGGCGGATGTGCATTATCAAGATGGAAGTGGGGAAAATTTCCAAGCTAAATTCCCAAGTGGGACAAATGATTGGAATCGTAGTGCATTTGTAATCCCTGCCACTAAACCAATTAAACGTATGGAAGTTTATCTTCTATTTAGAAGAGAAAACAAAGGGAAAGTTTGGTTTGATGATATACGTTTACTAGAAGGAAATGCTCTTATTAAAAATGAGTACGACAACGATGGAAGTGTTGTTGCCACGTATGATGAAGAAGGACAGAAAAACACCTTCACATATGATGCATCAGGAAATAAAAAGAGCGAGACAGATGAAAAAGGAAATACAAAATTATATGATTACAACAAAGATAATCTATTAACAAAGGTTACCCTGAAAAATGGTACCTCTGTAAATTATCTTTATGATCATAATGGAAATACAACAGAGAAATCTGTCATGTTTGGTGGGAAAACGCAAACACACAAATATGAATATGATGTAGATAACAAAAATACAGTGTATATCGACGCGTTAAACCGTCGTATTGAAAATACGTACGATGAAAATGCAAACAAGATTAAGACTAAAATGCCAAACGGCTCGATTTTAGAATCTGTTTATGATTCAGCGGATCGCGCGATTGGTGAAAAACGAAATGGAAAAGATTCATTTACATTCGAACGTGATCAAAATGGACAAGTTACGAAAGTAAAAGACCTTGTCAATGGTGTAGAACGTACAAAAACATACGATAAGGCAGACCGTGTCACTAGTGCAACGGATAGTCGAGGCGGAAAAGTTGACTGGACATATCATGACAAAGCAAACAGTAAGACAGAAAAATTAAAAGAACAAACAGTAACGCAAGGTGGATACACAAATAAAGTATCGTATGACTACAACACGTTAGATCAAAATATTCGTGTGACAGACGGTTCTCAAACGTACCGATTTGATTATGACGATCAAGGAAACGTTCGTACGTATACAGCTGGAAATGGTTCAGGTTCTACCTTCAACTATGACCACGCAAATAAACTTAAAGATTTAGTAGTAGGTACGTCAAACAGTATTCTACTTTCTGAACGATACGAATATGACCAAGCCGGTAACCGTACGAAGATTAGACATGAAGGTGCGGGCGGAAAAGTAACAGAAACAAGCTTTGTATATGATCCAATTAACCAACTATTAAACGAGGCATTACCAAACGGAACAAGTAAATCATACACATATGATGGATTTGGAAACCGTACGAGTGTGAAAGTTGTAGAGAATGGAAAAGAAACAAAGTCTATAGCGACAACGTTTAATGACGGAAATCAGCTTGTAAAATTCGGAAACGAATCGTTAACGTATGATGCGAATGGAAACCGTACATCAGACGGAAAGTACAAGTATACATGGAATGAAGATGACCAGATTGTAGCGATTACGAAACAAGGGGAAAGTAATGCATTTACGACATATAAGTATGACGATGAGGATCGTCGTATTGAAAAGAATGTAAATGGAAAAGTGACACGCTACTTCTATGATGGAGATAGTATTAATCCGTTATATGAGACAGATGGAAATGGGAATGTACTGCGTCAATATGTATATTCTACAGATGGTGTACGTTTAGCTATGAAATCACAAGGACAAACGTTATACTATCACTATAATCCTCGTGGTGATGTCGTTGCGATGACAGATCAAAATAGAGAAGTTGTAGCAACGTATGAATATGATTCGTGGGGTAACGTATTAAAGAGTGATACGAAAGGTATCGCAGCAGACAATCCATTTGGATATGCGGGATACATGTATGATAAAGAGATTGGTATGTATTATCTAATTGCGAGATATTATAACCCAGATCATGGTGTGTTCTTATCGGTGGATCCTGATCCGGGTGATGAGGATGATCCAATTACTCAAAATGCTTACACGTATGCTCATAATAATCCAGTGATGAAAATAGATGCTGATGGACATCATCCAGTTATTATTGCTGGAATATACGGATATCGTATCTATAAAGGGTATAAAGCTTATAAAAAGGTGCAAAAGCTATCTAAAATTACAAAAAGTGCTAAAAAATATAAAGGGAACATTGGGAATAAAACCTCAAGTTATAAAGATGTTACAAAACCGGGTTCTATTGTTAATAGGAAGACCAATTTAACGAGAAGACAGTTTGAAAATAATTTATCACAAAATGGGTGGAAAACTAGTAAATCTAAAGATGGAAATGTGTCCATAATGATAAAAAATGGAGCAAAATATATTGTAAGAAATAATGCAAAGTCAACAAAAAAACCAACGGCAGATTATACTCCAAAAGGTAAAAAAAGGACTACATTGAAAATTAGATTGAAAGGATAGATTAGGAGGAGCAATATTGAATTTAAAATCATTAATTATTAAAAATAAGGAAGTGTTTGATAAGTGGAAGCATGAATTAGATGGGATGATTCATTTTGATTTAAAATTACCAAATCAAGTGTTTCAAAACGATTATGGAAATTATATGTTTGGTGAATTTGATTCTTTAATGTATGATAGTGGCTGGAATGAAATAAGAAAATTAGCTCAAACTACACATGATTCTTTTGTTATTATGGGCGTGTTAGATCCTCACCCTGAAGAATATTATTATAAGGAATTTGGATATTACAATTGGTTAAAACTTCCATGTGATTTGACAGGAGAGCAATACATGGATGTATTAGAAGAATATCCTCAAGACAGTATGGCTGATTCTATTATGAATAATTCATTTGTAGTAGTCTGGTTCCCTCCATCAAGAGAATGGATTATTATTGGAGATAGAAGTTATGGTATTAATATACTGGCAACTAAAAATGAGAGTGGCTTAAAACATAAATTTACACCATTTTATAATTGGAGTTCGTTAGATAATTTTATATCCTTGGATTTTGAAGAGGAAGTACAATATAAAGAGTTTATTAAAAACATTTTGAAAAATTATAATGGGAATTAAATAAAAGAGAATGTAAAAAGATTACTGGTTCTGTTGCAAAGTTTGGACAAAGTATAAACTGTTTGGTAAATGAGGAACGATGTTTATGCAGTCGCTAGTAAGTATTGAAGTTCATTGTACGTTGGAAAGGCAGAGTCTCTTTGAAGACTTCGCCTTTGTTTATATATTATTTGTAGATAAATAAATTATAATTGAGAGTAAGCGTCAAACTTATTAAAATTAAGGAAGTTTGACGCTTATTTTTTATGCTTAGAATCGATGAGAGGGTTTTATGATTGGAATAATATGTATTAATCGAAGAGCAGTTAGAACTCTTAATGTTGTTATATGAGAGGAAAATACAAAGTCCTAATAAGGTAATTAAGCTCTCGGAAAATGAGATAGCGATGATTGGAACTGATAATGTGGAAGGGCTACAAGAAAGTAAATCTTCCTTTGAACAAATCAATATTACTTGGGAATCTTGAAGTAAAGGAGCGCGTTATAATTGGCAATGACAAATGAACAATTCGAGAATTATCTTGTTATGTGTTATGACAAATTAGAAAGTAAACAGCAAAAATTCATTTCGGATTATAATATCGATAACTTTGATGAGTATTGGTATGATCAAGATCAATGTATATTACAGTTTAAAAAAAATGGTCAAGTTTTACTTGAATTTAGTGTTGTTTTTATAGGTTCTTGGTCTGGAAAGAGTAACAGTTGGATGTGGTCTTGGGCTAATGAGAATGTGGCTGATTATGCAAGAAGTAAGTCTAACTGTTTGAGAGGTTTACAAAATATTACAGGGAGTGAGGTTTTTATAAATTCACTTTTTGAATGCGATCAAGAAATGGCGTATGAGCTAGCAGCCTTTTCCATTGAATATTTAGATGCAGCAGGAATGTATATAGCACCAGGTGAGAGAAGTGATGTATTTATGGCTGTTATGTTACCGCATCATTGTAAGTAGTGTAAACAATATATATACAATAAAAAAGGAAAAACAGTAGGAGAATTACATACCAGTCAATCATAAAAAACAAATAGGGAAAAATTCCAATTAATAAGTGCTATCCAACTCATTATTAGGCTTATTATCCAGGACCTTCAAGTGAATGGAGGCACATATCTATTTTGGGAAAAACGCTAAGTATGTGATTAGAGGTGAAGAGAAGATGTCAAAAACATACTTTATAGAAGATTTATATGATTTAAGTTTTGAACAAAAAAAAGACTTACTGAAATTATTTGTTAGTGAAAATGAAACACTATGTTTTTTCTACGTAGAAGAAAATTTAAAAAGTTTAAATAATAAAGAAGAGAAAATGATTTTAACAAATTTATATGAAAAAAGTCCAGAGTGGCTTGTTCCATTGGGGCAAGTAAGGGAACTTAAAGGAATGATGTGGTATAAGGTAAAAACAGATGAAGAAATTATTCAGGCTATTGAAATAGAACAATTATTTTGGTGTATTATTGTAAAGGATGGGGATCCTGTAAAAGATTTTTCATATAGCTTTGCATTAATTGAAGATGATTGTATAGAAGAATTGGTTATAGAAGAAAAAGAAAAAAATAGCTTTGTTAATAAAGTTTTTCCTAAAATAAGAGAGATGTTTGGAGATAAATTAAAAGTTAGTTAAAGTAGTTTTTTCTACGCAAAAACTTTAAGACAGTTATAAATAATCTCTAGGTCTAGGATATAAGGTATATCCATCAACTTTATTAATTGAAAAGGATGTGGGGGAATTCTCCACATCCTTTTTCAGTGAACTAAACGAAAGCCAAAAGATGATTTGCATGATATAAAAGCACCTGAGGTAGGATTATTCTTTAAGAGATAAAAAACTCATGTAGTATGAAAATATGGTGAGACAACATAAGGAACATTGTACAAGCAGTATAATGTTTATATGAAATTCGAAGCGTGGGGGACAAAAAAAGAAATGCATCAATGGCAATATCAAATTCAGTATATGAAAAGGGAAATAATGGGAAATTATCCCCGTTAAATAAAAGGATGAGTGATTATGAGATTTTTTTTAAGTGGTGAATTAGAAGGTGACATTGCTGAGGAATTTATAAATATAATTTCAGAAATCGGTAATGAACTTGAAGGATTAAATGGTAATGATTATGGTAGCGAAGTAGAAAAAATAGCTATAATCCCTATAGTAGTTAACATAACTCCGGAATATGAAGATGCGGGTTTTCATAAAGAAAGAAAGCTCTTTAAAAGGAAGAGTAAAGGAGCAGATTTTAGATTAAGGATTGATTATGAAACATTTTTGTTGGCAGATGATTCAGGGAGAAAAATATTAATAATCAAAAACATTATTCAATCTATTAGGATATTGGGTAAAAGGGCAAAGTCTGATTTTAATGCAATAAAGTTAGAACAAGATATTTTACAAGTTTTTGATATGAAAGAGGAGATATGAGTAGATACTCATATCGAATTATTAAATGAAAATAGTAAGATGAAATGGGAATGAAATAATTATAACCTTGAGAAAAAAGAAGGTGTATTAAGGATTTTACATTTGAAAAAATTCAATATGATAGTGCACTTTTAACCATTGCTGGTTTTTACCCTTCAGGAAAATTTGAAGTGATGTTGGATGTAAATAGTCTTTGAAGGAGAGAATTTCATGTTTCCAATAGGTGAACAGCCACGCATTCTTAAAGATTTGGCTGGAATAAATGAAGATGTACAAGAGATAGCTATTAGCGGTAAAACAAAGAATATAGAACTTTTAGGTAAGTTGAAAATTAAGGAATTATGGATTTTTGCAGTGAATCAAAAGCAGTTTGATAAAATTATGGAGTATGTTAATCCTGAATTACTATATGTTTATGAAATGAGAGTAGAAAATTTATCGATATTACAGACGATGTCTAATGTAAGGGAATTATATTTATGTTGGAATACTAAAAATACTGATTTATGGGATTTAAGCTATAATAAAAATCTTTCTTATCTATTAATAGAAGACTTTTCAAAATTAGAAGACTTAACACCAATGAAAGATGGAGAGAACTTAGGCGGTCTTTATTTAGGTGGCGGGATAACAAAAGCACTTAATGTAAAAACGCTGGAGCCAATTGGTGATTTAGTACGATTGAATGAGTTAACTTTAATGAATATTAAAGTTCAAGATCGTTCTTTAGAGCCATTAATGAATTTGAAAAGGCTTAAGAAATTGAATATATCTAACCAATTCCCTATGGAAGAATACGCTAAATTATCGGTAGTATTACAGAATACAGAATGTGAATTTTTTAAACCATATGTACGCATGGAGTCCACAGAA
This Bacillus mycoides DNA region includes the following protein-coding sequences:
- a CDS encoding Imm44 family immunity protein, with the translated sequence MRFFLSGELEGDIAEEFINIISEIGNELEGLNGNDYGSEVEKIAIIPIVVNITPEYEDAGFHKERKLFKRKSKGADFRLRIDYETFLLADDSGRKILIIKNIIQSIRILGKRAKSDFNAIKLEQDILQVFDMKEEI
- a CDS encoding DNRLRE domain-containing protein — translated: MKEKKQKNWYRYLIQLMVVALIVTSIPLNGLAETAPPFTPSPNSEQSPEVEKKEEKELPAPHPDQLKKDKAKAQANPTEIVEERTETEKVFDNNDGTFTKKVYTEPIHAEKDGKLEEVSPKLVEAPNEKIVTENTKLEPEFEKTTQDGKYVQFKVKDHTIQYKLMSANGEKGEVKPSPVTATHEKNTVWYKGIFPNIDLKSTTFNENVKEDFVLREYTGHHIFTFALETDLTPNIQEDGSIDFQNEKKEKVFTLPKPYMNDSNVDQQSGEAVTSDAVRYNIEKTDEKTYTLTVTADPKWLQAPERKYPVYVDPSIELDNFENAYASSAYPTVNYSGGKLWDAGQNAYTLKVGYYDGASGTNFSFIKPDVSNLKGAKIESATFHAYAVWHYYGNQPNGVWLDEVTGGWNVGGINWNNKPGSNNIAHADVGRGKWAQFNVTNTVKAWVEGARPNNGFKLHANGNGQNHWKKFIAAENGENAPYLEVKYSYAKPNTPRVQAYSNGSGSSSGHFNVQWDPVPGATEYKVAIFNGYDYEYISVGNVTSWTTKDKKIFPTPEEIAQGRYWIHDDGQGAEAPTDPGQIYKNAYQAGGPYGDYSGRSSYWIRIVAEYPFGDSPLSDGVVPFIPLEQVKKPDGSAYINATDQQTGYVTLKWDSVPAATGYKVWIYNGKDYEAFDVGNKTNWTTQNEKIWPTKDEITKGQYLLHHDKKGAELAVDPSPVYKNSGGIYAGSKNYWFRVTAYSKAGHAESEISHEFVPKFSQDFGFIGMFDYWASVPVLNGKVNATNGNFIMSEKDITLSGRGPDVSVERTYNSQSKKVGLFGTGWSSGLEERIWADGNGNLLLISADGANITFTRTGDNTYQAPTGIYLEIKQVSGGYEIKDKDQTVTFYKSGDAQGRIEYTKDKYGNTTTYEYDGEFRLSKVKNASGKELLVQYDGNNKKAARVIGPDNKTITFKYDGDLLVSSTTPEGKVYKYGYDNGLLTSIYDPQHTDAKPYKTSYAYENNRLVKVTDPLGKATTLAYNTDAKEVTLTNPKGRKTVYTYNDAGNPVKTVEDSGRLNLTTAYEYNANNLVKTTTPKNQTETATYDNNGNVTSVTDEMGTEKFEYNKDNGIIKATDNENRETTVAYKSANTEVSETDQAANTSSFMQYDQFGNPIATTRELGTGENLIQNPSFEMNNTERWNEEKTNSHGSLKKDEIFAPGGLGGSSSLQMIVKAQNAGWGYHSAIQDVVVEPNTTYTLSGMMKTSLTHAGAFFNVQLLKEDGTPLGSGNNWFDTRHNRIEGEKDWTNRQVTFKTTDQTKKVRIYLQVDYNRADSSGSAWFDKIQLERGEVSSSFNPIENSSLENIAGNGCMPGWIRGDGTSCDAKDISHNESFTGNSSIVLERSQYGGSDVGYGKHITINQKKAEPITLTGMSKSENVENTAPDKLSRDYSIWADVHYQDGSGENFQAKFPSGTNDWNRSAFVIPATKPIKRMEVYLLFRRENKGKVWFDDIRLLEGNALIKNEYDNDGSVVATYDEEGQKNTFTYDASGNKKSETDEKGNTKLYDYNKDNLLTKVTLKNGTSVNYLYDHNGNTTEKSVMFGGKTQTHKYEYDVDNKNTVYIDALNRRIENTYDENANKIKTKMPNGSILESVYDSADRAIGEKRNGKDSFTFERDQNGQVTKVKDLVNGVERTKTYDKADRVTSATDSRGGKVDWTYHDKANSKTEKLKEQTVTQGGYTNKVSYDYNTLDQNIRVTDGSQTYRFDYDDQGNVRTYTAGNGSGSTFNYDHANKLKDLVVGTSNSILLSERYEYDQAGNRTKIRHEGAGGKVTETSFVYDPINQLLNEALPNGTSKSYTYDGFGNRTSVKVVENGKETKSIATTFNDGNQLVKFGNESLTYDANGNRTSDGKYKYTWNEDDQIVAITKQGESNAFTTYKYDDEDRRIEKNVNGKVTRYFYDGDSINPLYETDGNGNVLRQYVYSTDGVRLAMKSQGQTLYYHYNPRGDVVAMTDQNREVVATYEYDSWGNVLKSDTKGIAADNPFGYAGYMYDKEIGMYYLIARYYNPDHGVFLSVDPDPGDEDDPITQNAYTYAHNNPVMKIDADGHHPVIIAGIYGYRIYKGYKAYKKVQKLSKITKSAKKYKGNIGNKTSSYKDVTKPGSIVNRKTNLTRRQFENNLSQNGWKTSKSKDGNVSIMIKNGAKYIVRNNAKSTKKPTADYTPKGKKRTTLKIRLKG
- a CDS encoding DUF6882 domain-containing protein, with the translated sequence MAMTNEQFENYLVMCYDKLESKQQKFISDYNIDNFDEYWYDQDQCILQFKKNGQVLLEFSVVFIGSWSGKSNSWMWSWANENVADYARSKSNCLRGLQNITGSEVFINSLFECDQEMAYELAAFSIEYLDAAGMYIAPGERSDVFMAVMLPHHCK
- a CDS encoding sulfate/molybdate ABC transporter ATP-binding protein, translating into MSIQIQNVSKQYGTFQALTDIHLDIPKGELVALLGPSGSGKTTLLRIIAGLEEADGGSISFDGEDLTDIHVKNRQVGFVFQHYALFKHMNVFENVAFGLKVRKKNVRPSAEVIEEKVIELLKLVKMDGFAKRYPAQLSGGQRQRIALARALAVEPKILLLDEPFGALDAKVRKELRRWLRKLHDEFQITSVFVTHDQEEALDVADRIVVMNEGRIEQMGTPEEVYEKPASPFVYDFLGNVNLFHGRVHKGKLNVGSVELEAPEHKHVSNVDGVGYVRPHHLSIDRTKQSIDAIPAKVTYSHAVGPVVYVELKRDGTDEYLEAEISKEQFRQLGIQTGEFVYVHPREVKVFIPEDFVI